Genomic segment of Salvia hispanica cultivar TCC Black 2014 chromosome 2, UniMelb_Shisp_WGS_1.0, whole genome shotgun sequence:
TGAATTGCAGTTTCGTTCCACTAAGAGAAAGCAACTCGTCCCAAAAATCACTCATGAAAATAGAATCCCGATCCGACAGGAGCCTTTTTGGAAAACCGTGTAGCTTTACTATGGTGTCAACAAAGAGCCGTGCCACGTTAGGCGCATCGAACCCCGACTTCAAAGCACCAAAATGCGCATATTTAGAGAGACGATCGACCACAACCATCACTGCGGTGTATCCGAAAGAAGGGGGAAGCCCCACTATGAAATCCATTGAAGCCGCCTCCCATACCATGTCAGGGATCGGTAACGGCTGAATCAGAACGTTGGGCTTATCACGAACATACTTCGTAGCTTGACATGTAAAGCATGCAGCCACATAATCACGAACATCCTTGCGGAGACCCTGCCAATAGAACAAAGAGGCGACACGGGCGAAAGTCCGCCGCTCCCCCGGATGCCCTGCTGCCGGCGCATCGTGGCATTCCTCCAAAATAGCCCTGCAGACCGCAGAATCCCGGCTGACGAATAGACGCCgcttaaaatacaataaaccATCTGTCACAGATACATGCTTTGGTCCAGTACCACCCGCCACCTCGGCATGTAGTCGTAGCATGTCCGGGAGCGATCCATTTTCCGCCCGGACTACGTCCAAAACAGCCGGCATTGGCCGTGTATAAAGCTCGAGAAGCTTCGGGGCCTCGGGTCCGATAATATCTTCTTGGCGAGACAGAGCATCGGCAACTTTGTTTGCAGCGTCGGCCTTGTATTCGATGGTAAATTTGAACCCCATAAGTTTCCGGACATAAAATTGTTGATCCGGTGTTTGCACCACCTGTGACAGTAACTCCTTAAGACTCCGCTGATCGCTACGTATTATGAACTCCCGACCCAACAAATATTGGCGCCATTTTTGTACCGCCTCAACAATTGCGTAGAGCTCTTTGTGATAAGTAGAAGCCATGCGTCTCCTCGGGCCCAATTTCTTGCTAAAGTAAGCAATAGGGTGGTTTTGCTGCATTAGGACAGCCCCAATTCCAAAGTCAGATGCGTCCGTCTCAATTACAAATGGCATTGTGAAGTCAGGTAGACGGAGGACGGGAGCGGAGCTCATGGCCGCCTTCAAGTCGGTGAAACTCTGCGAGGCCGCGTCAGTCCACCTAAACGAATCCTTCTTCAAGAGCTCCGTCAATGGGGCCgcaataattgaataattctTGACGAAACGACGGTAGTACCCAGTTAAAGCGAGGAAACCGCGGAGCTGCTTGACGTTGGCGGGAGGCGGCCAATTTATCATGGCTTCAATCTTGGTCGGGTCCGCATGCAGCTCCCTTGCCGTAATAATATGACCTAGGTAATCGATCGTGGCCACCCCAAAGGCACATTTGGATTGCTtgatgaaaaaagaattttcCTGAAGAGTAGACAGGACCTCGGTGAGGTGCCGGATGTGATCGGCCATCGTGTTGCTGTAGACGAGGATGTCATcaaaaaaacaataacaaacTTGCGGAGGAGAGGCTGGAAGATGCTATTCATAGCTGCCTGAAAAGTGGACGGAGCGTTAGTGATCCCAAAAGGCGTGACGAGAAACTCAAAATGCCCGTCGTGTGTGCGGAACGCAGTCTTATGGATATCATCCTCATGCATGCGAATCTGGTGATAGCCCGATCGAAGATCCAACTTAGAGAAAATTCTGGCAGCGTGTAGTTCATCGAAAAGCTCGTCTGCCGTGGGAATTGGGAAATGGTCCGGTGTGGTGGCAGCGTTCAAGGCACGGTAATCCACACAAAATCGAAAAGTGTCATCCTTCTTTCGTACCAACAAAACCGGCAACGAGAAAGGGCTCGTACTTGGTTGTATAACGCCCTGGTGGAGCATCTCACGGACCTGCTTCTCAATTTTCGCCTTCTGAAAATGTGGGTAGCGATAAGGCCTGACATTGATTGGCTTGGAAGTCGGTGGAAGGTGAATTCTATGGTCCCACTGGCGCGAAGGCGGTAAACTAGTTGGAACGGTGAACACCCCGTCATAAGCGGCCAGAGTTTCGGTCAACAGGGGATTGATGGGGAGAACCAGGGCCTTTTCCGTGACCATAGATTGGTCGATCTGGAGGAGCTCAAATAACTGGGCTTCCGGTTCCTGAGCAATCAGTGAGAACAAACTGTTGCACGAAATTCTTCGCGGGGGTGTGTCTTCCCCTTGCAAACAAACGGGCCCCGAGTCAAGctcaaatttcatcaacagCGTTCTGTAATTCTTCGTAACATCACCCAAGTCCTGAAGCCACTGCACTCCCAAAACTACATTCGGCCCAATGACAAATATGCGAGACACATCCCCAGTTATTTCCATATGAACTCCATCGTCATCTTGGTGGTCGTGAAGAGGAATGGTTGAGTCCTCGTCCTCACTGTCCTCACCAATAAGGACGTAAAATTTCATTGCGCATGGGTGTATTTTTCCGGACAGTACCAACAAAGGTTCCGAGCTGTCCGGTCTGCCCTCTCAGCCGCGGAGATCCGTAAAACCGGGTAGTCTCGTGGGCTACCCTCCCTCAATTGTTTAGGAGTCGTAGCCGGTGGTTTTGGGCCGGTAAGTTGTTTTGTTTCAATCGCGACATCCGATGCTGGCGCCCGAAGATCACGACGCTGCCATGGTTGGCGAGCGCTGGGCTGAACTGGCTGCGCCGAGGCGGCGCGGCAGGCTGCAAGCTGCTGAGCTAAGGCGATGGCGTCGCTCAGAGACGACGGTCTTCTGATAAGTAATTCGTGTTTCAATGACGATGCGAGCCCTGCTATAAAAAGCGATGTCAGAGTGCTGTCGCCCACATTCGACACCTTCCGGAGGAGTGGTTCAAACTCGGCCAGTTAGGCATCTAGAGAACCGGTTTGGCGCAGGGCAGCTAGGCGGCCGACATAGTCTTCGTAGAGATCAGGGTCAGAACGTCGCTTGATGTCCATCAAAAAGTCCTCCCAACTGCGGCCCTCGCTATTAGATTCCCAAAAACCAAACCACTCCGCAGCCGAATCATCCAATAAGAACTCTGTGAGATAAAGTCTGTCCACCAAAGGTGTGAAGTTGTGGTTGTAATACTTTTGAACCTTTTTAATCCACAAATTAACCCCCTCACCACCGAAACGTGGGGGTTGGACCTTGAGTTTCGGCCAAGCCTCCGCATCGAAACCTACTGGTTTGACGAGGATGGAGCGGGGTAGCGACCATCCGCGTGGGTTAGTCGCCGCCAAAGTCGCTGCTCTATCCGGCGGCTTCTTCCCCAATTCCTCCATCGTAACCTGCAACCGTGTGATGTGATCCTCGACGCTCTTATTGAGAGACGTCTGTTGCCGTTCAAACGACTCATGGGCGAATCGGTTGGCCTGGATCTTCTTTTCGTCGTTGGCTAGCCGAACCGTCATGTCGTAAACCGTCCGACCAACTTCGTTGAGGGTAAACTCCTTGGGCGGCGTACCGTCGGTCGTCGCACTAGTTTCTCCTGCCATGGCGAAGGTGTGCGGGGGaagagaaaatcaagaaagcACCAGTTGATAGGATGCGGGATCCTATCGATTGGCAGAGCACACGAAACGATGAATTGAAGTAGCAATTATCAACCCTAACGTGAGGCTAGGGTTTAGAGAACAAGAGAtgagaaaaattgtttttattactttaattctCAATGACTCGATCTATGGGAATTCTACAATTTATAGAATTCCCCCTACTTGATTCGGACTTACgattcgggaaagaatcaagaagaaaacccgaaaagatTCGACtctatcataataataaatagttctgcaaaataaggaaataaaccaaaaacaattcaaaaacaaatcaaaacaaatatatctCTAATATTGGACGAAGTCTCGATACTTGGCAGGTCGAGGGGCGTTCCTTCTCGGACGCTCCTTCTTGGTAGCTCTGCTCTTCGATCTGCCCCTTTGATCCGATTCCTCGTCTCCGGCTGACGTCGAAATGTCCAGCTGCATGGGCTCGTGCATCTCCGTCTCGTCGTCCATCGGCCTCTCGTGGATTAGGGTCGTATCAGATAGTACCTGACAAACTATTACGGCAAAAACTCAAGTATGTTAAGGAAGACATGTTGAAGATCGAAGATGGAATTTCACCGGTTAAGTAAGAGCTTCCAATGTATAATATCTCGAGTCTCGAAAGATTTCCTATCTCAGCTAGAATTCCTCCTGTGACCGTTATAGTACCAGAGTGAGTGATTTCGTGGTCCTCTGATCATGTCCCCTCTAGGGTAGATAACATCTTATCTCATCTTGGAGTTATCAAATCGAACAAGATATTGTCAAACAGTCCCTTAAATATATTCTACGTTCGTTCCCTCATAGCTGAGTTGCTTCTTTCTTACACTCGTTAtagaaaatcataataaatagataaagtggagaaagagtaaagtaagagagccTGCACACCCTATGTGAACACTTAACTAGTTTTAATTGCAAAGTGTTATGTAGGTAAGGAACACATTTGTGACAATATTATGAGATTGGCATACATACCTGTCAACTTGTTATGATCAAGATATAAAGTCTCAAGCTTCGGTGTATTCAGGAGAGTTAGGATACTTCCTAACAAGCTATTGTTAGATAAGCTTAAGTATGTCAAGGAAGACatgttgaagattgaagatggAATATCTCCAGTTAGAGAAGCATTGTCAATGTTCAATCTCTCTAGTCTTGAAAGATTTCCTATTTCAGCTGGCACTCCTCCTAATAATACACCTTATataagtaatttttatttgtagatcataatcaatttttcatattagGATAGTATAGGTTAGTGACTTTCGATCATTAGAGTAGaatcacatatatattgtacaaactcccaACTATAATTTGGAcagttagaaaatgtcaacagataaaaaaataacagcaacaaaaatgtcaacacagcaTCAATATGATTTAGaccgttagaaaatatcaataaatgacaaaataacagcaacaaaaatgtcaacgcagcatcaaccgttgacattttatgttgctgttattttgtcatttattgatattttctaacggtCTAAATCATAGTTTgtagtttgtacaatatttagaatttgcatttgattacatatCCTTATATTTGAGTAAGAAGAAATTTTTACCTTGATAACCATTAATGTACCCCAAGTACAACTCTGTAAGCATTCTCAGTCTCCCAATTTCACGTGGGATGTTGCCACTGAAATTGTTGTACGATAATGACAATATCTCTAGATGTGtgcatttccatatatttggTGGAATATGTCCTTCAAGTCGGTTACTAGAGAGTGACAGTATTTTGATGTTGGGAATATTGTTGCAAATATCACTTGGAAGACGACCTGATAGGCTATTGTTGCTAATTCTAATTTCACTAAGGGAAGACCCATTGAAAATAGCATGTGGTATGGACCATTCAACTGATTATCGTCCAAGTATAACATTTGGAGCTTAGAATTGTTAGACAAAGATGCAGGAATTGTACCTAAGAAAGTGTTGTTGTGCATATAGAGTTTCTCTAGTTGAGGTAACCTATCTAACCATGTTGATATTTCTCCGGTGAATGAATTTGCTCCCACATTCATCACCTTCAAAAGACGTAGTTTAGAAAGCTCAAATGGTAACATCCCCGTAAAACTATTGGAACTGATGTCAAGATATCTTAGAAACGAAAGGTTTCCGAGATGTGGAGCAACAGTTCCAGCAAGGTCGTAGTCACGGAGATTGAGAGCAGTGACACGGCGGTGCTTGAGGCCGCACGACACACCAATCCAACTACAAACTGATGCATTTTGAGACCAATTGGTGCTCAAGGGAGCATAAGGGTCGGAAGTGATGGAGTTTTTGAAGGAAATGAGTGCATTTTCATCTGCGACAATATTAAAGGAGAAAGCAAAGCTATTTAATAACAAGATTGAGAGAGCAAAGCAAAAAGTAAAATTCTCCGTTAGTTTGATGTTGTGTGTCATTTGATAGACTGGCTTATTTATAACTGTGAATTATGCAGATTTTACATCCCAATTGATTGTAGAAACTGGCGTTGTCAAGgctattaattattgattaattgaaaatgattatACCCTtccaattttatataattgattCGATAATGATAGTCATAATCATGCATAGGTGTTTAAATTGATATGGTAACATAATTGATACGGCAATTACATTTGTTTTGGTGAGTAATCTTATTGGGacatatatttgttgttgGTTAAAATCGTGTGTTTAATTTCGACTTTGTTCCAAAGTTTACACGTTTCACCCATTATATGTGCTCCATTTGTGTAGAAACATTTGTCACATTCTAGATGAcaatgattttaattaaattagtattagttatttaagtaaaatgaaatcaatacGGTCCAAATAATTTTGGACTAGAACATGTATAGTGCttgaatacaaattttataagatATAGAATTGTTAAGGTCCATGGGCCCATAAGCCCAATGTGGCTCCGTTAATGGATGGAGAAAGATCCAACCCATTTCAGACTAATGCTTCGCCTTAATTATGGGCTTGGCCCAATGGATATATGGACTATGCtataaggagaaaaaatttcCTACTCGAGCAAATCTTATTTGGCATGTCATgctaataaatttttaacaaatgaatatatataagttcCAATTTTaactagatatataaattatggaaaCACTCTAAATATAACCCCACAAACTAATTATATGGAAAGTTTCtgcacatttaatttataacataagATATCCCATCAAATTGATTACAATAAGAAGTCATTATTGACTgaggtaaattatttttgaaatgtatatatataaattgttaaGCTAATTTGATTAAGATAAATTGCTGggataaattaattgatatatttatcataattctataataaaaaaactaataataattgtggGATGGTGACAGAACAAATCGTTATTCTTACTCTTAATTTACGACAAAGAAATAAAtgtcaataaatataattataaaccCAAAGTTTTAGGAAGCTTAATTATATCTTAGTTGGTGTGGAATTTGTTAAAATCAGGTCACTTtacatatttcaattaaatataaaatttgattccAATGTGACGTCTGCATaagttctaaaaaataaactgaATCGTACGGTATCCAtagcattttttatataagttCCAAATtcactttaaaattttctaattattgcCGACTAGCGTAACATAGGATGCATTTCAATACCATTGaaatatttgcaaaaaaaaggGCATTAATTCTTGCAAATAATAAAACGGCGCTTGAAACTTTATATAGAAATAGAACAAAAGAAGTCTTTGTCGTTTagcatattaaaaaatttatttatcatagaaaataaaaatatcagcACCAAATTCCGGTAGGAAACATGTAGATCacataatatatcaaaattaataaatgttaaactgacactaaaaatatgtaaaaaataaaacaagcaATATATAAATAGGGGTCAAGGCCGTTGCGCTGCGGAGAAATGTCTTATGACCTTTGAATTCACCAAAATGCAAAAATCTTAAAGATTAAAATTGtgacaaatttatttaatttggacTTTGgctcaaatgaaaaaatatacaaacaatCAAGTGACTTTTTGAAGCCCAGCAGCCAATGGTTACTAACCCATATGATTATTGGGTCCCACTTTActacatctttttattttttttagtaattaatggGTTCAAGATTTGTAAGTATTTAATCACTTTACTAGATCTGGCTTCGATAAATTATAATGTAAAGTTAGAAAAGGATTTTTTATAGGACGTCTGGACCTTGTATAAATTATCGTGATCATTAGTATAGGTCGATTCCAAGTAGTTCGATCTATTTAATTAGTGtggattaattttaatttagtttgactaatttaaattata
This window contains:
- the LOC125206650 gene encoding receptor kinase-like protein Xa21, which gives rise to MGETYENALISFKNSITSDPYAPLSTNWSQNASVCSWIGVSCGLKHRRVTALNLRDYDLAGTVAPHLGNLSFLRYLDISSNSFTGMLPFELSKLRLLKVMNVGANSFTGEISTCGNIPREIGRLRMLTELYLGYINGYQGGVPAEIGNLSRLERLNIDNASLTGDIPSSIFNMSSLTYLSLSNNSLLGSILTLLNTPKLETLYLDHNKLTVCQVLSDTTLIHERPMDDETEMHEPMQLDISTSAGDEESDQRGRSKSRATKKERPRRNAPRPAKYRDFVQY